From the Roseateles sp. XES5 genome, one window contains:
- the mmsA gene encoding multiple monosaccharide ABC transporter ATP-binding protein: MSKTLLEMRGITKTFPGVKALDNVNLKVREGEIHALVGENGAGKSTLMKVLSGVYPAGSYEGEIHFDGEVRRFSTISDSEHLGIIIIHQELALVPLLSIAENIFLGNEVATNGIIDWKKAFRLTQDLLDKVGLKEPPGTLITDIGVGKQQLVEIAKALSKKVRLLILDEPTASLNEKDSDALLKLLMEFRAQGLTSIIISHKLNEIKKVADQITILRDGGTVETLDCHHEDISEDRIIKGMVGREMEDRYPPREPNVGETLLEVKNWNVFHQHHRDRQFLHDVNFTVRAGEVVGIAGLMGAGRTETAMSLFGKSWGHKITGDVTMRGKPVDVSTIPKAIEAGLAYVTEDRKQLGLVLIDNIMRNTTLANLKGVSKATVIDGHQEAKVASGYRQKLRIRSHSIYQETINLSGGNQQKVVLSKWLFTNPEVLILDEPTRGIDVGAKFEIYTIINQLAAEGKGILMISSEMPELLGTCDRIYVMNEGRIVAELSKAEASQESIMRAIMRSGEKH; this comes from the coding sequence ATGAGCAAAACCCTTCTGGAAATGCGTGGCATCACGAAGACGTTCCCGGGCGTAAAGGCGCTCGACAACGTCAACCTGAAGGTCCGCGAAGGCGAGATCCATGCCCTTGTCGGCGAAAACGGCGCCGGCAAATCCACCCTCATGAAAGTGTTGAGCGGCGTCTATCCGGCCGGCTCCTACGAGGGGGAAATCCATTTCGACGGCGAGGTCCGCCGCTTCTCGACGATCTCTGACAGCGAGCATCTGGGCATCATCATCATCCACCAGGAGCTGGCGCTGGTGCCGCTTCTGTCGATCGCGGAAAACATCTTCCTCGGCAACGAGGTCGCGACGAACGGCATCATCGACTGGAAGAAGGCCTTCCGCCTCACCCAGGACCTGCTCGACAAGGTCGGTCTCAAGGAGCCGCCGGGCACGCTGATCACCGATATCGGCGTGGGCAAGCAGCAGCTCGTCGAAATCGCCAAGGCGCTGTCGAAGAAGGTGCGTCTGCTCATCCTCGACGAGCCCACGGCCTCGCTGAACGAAAAGGACTCCGACGCGCTCCTGAAGCTGCTCATGGAGTTCCGTGCGCAGGGCCTGACCTCCATCATCATCTCGCACAAGCTGAACGAGATCAAAAAGGTCGCCGACCAGATTACCATCCTGCGCGACGGCGGCACGGTCGAGACGCTCGACTGTCACCACGAGGACATTTCCGAGGACCGCATCATCAAGGGCATGGTCGGCCGCGAGATGGAGGACCGCTATCCGCCGCGCGAGCCGAATGTCGGCGAGACGCTGCTGGAGGTAAAGAACTGGAACGTCTTCCACCAGCATCACCGCGACCGGCAGTTCCTGCATGACGTGAACTTCACGGTGCGCGCCGGCGAGGTGGTCGGCATTGCCGGCCTGATGGGGGCAGGGCGCACCGAGACGGCGATGAGCCTGTTCGGCAAGAGCTGGGGCCACAAGATCACCGGCGACGTCACCATGCGCGGCAAGCCGGTGGACGTCAGCACGATCCCGAAGGCGATCGAGGCGGGCCTTGCCTATGTCACGGAGGACCGCAAGCAGCTCGGCCTCGTGCTGATCGACAACATCATGCGCAACACGACGCTCGCCAATCTCAAGGGCGTTTCCAAGGCGACGGTGATCGACGGTCACCAGGAGGCCAAGGTCGCCTCCGGCTACCGCCAGAAGCTGCGCATCCGCTCGCACTCGATCTACCAGGAAACGATCAATCTTTCCGGCGGCAACCAGCAGAAGGTCGTGCTGTCGAAGTGGCTGTTCACCAATCCCGAGGTGCTGATCCTCGACGAGCCGACGCGCGGCATCGACGTCGGCGCGAAATTTGAAATCTACACGATCATCAACCAGCTTGCCGCCGAGGGCAAGGGCATCCTCATGATCTCGTCGGAGATGCCGGAACTGCTCGGGACCTGCGATCGCATCTATGTCATGAACGAAGGACGCATCGTGGCCGAGCTTTCAAAGGCGGAAGCAAGCCAGGAATCCATCATGCGCGCCATCATGCGCTCCGGGGAGAAACACTAA
- the mmsB gene encoding multiple monosaccharide ABC transporter permease: protein MATDTATKTTQPSVGEYLKKNIREYGLLVALVVIMVFFQVITNGVLFRPVNITNLVLQNSFIVIMALGMLLIIVAGHIDLSVGSIVAFIGAISAIMLVKWGLPAIVVVPLCILVGAVMGAAQGYWVAYQKIPSFIVTLAGMLVFRGMTYVVLSGRPVGPFPKEFQILSTGFVPDFLSITDPATSLIKNYAALVAVLGLAGYAIYAGLRERRMNATHETENEPFAFFAVQMAIIGVVAVFLGFQLSTYRGLPNVLVVMGVLIALYTFVTTRTTIGRRIYAMGGNEKAAKLSGINTERLTFYTFVNMGALAALAGMIIAARLNSATPKAGVGFELDVIAACFIGGASASGGVGKITGAVIGAFIMGVMNNGMSIMGIGIDYQQLIKGLVLLAAVFFDVYNKNKG from the coding sequence ATGGCCACCGATACCGCGACCAAGACGACCCAGCCTTCGGTGGGGGAATATCTCAAGAAGAACATCCGTGAATACGGCCTGCTCGTCGCGCTGGTCGTTATCATGGTCTTCTTCCAGGTCATTACCAACGGCGTGCTCTTCCGCCCGGTCAACATCACCAACCTGGTGCTGCAGAACTCGTTCATCGTCATCATGGCGCTGGGCATGCTGCTGATCATCGTGGCGGGGCATATCGACCTTTCGGTCGGCTCCATCGTCGCCTTCATCGGCGCGATCTCGGCGATCATGCTGGTGAAGTGGGGATTGCCGGCCATCGTCGTCGTGCCGCTCTGCATCCTGGTCGGCGCCGTCATGGGGGCCGCACAGGGCTATTGGGTCGCCTACCAGAAAATCCCGTCCTTCATCGTGACGCTCGCCGGCATGCTCGTCTTCCGTGGCATGACCTATGTCGTGCTGTCCGGCCGCCCGGTCGGTCCGTTCCCGAAGGAATTCCAGATCCTGTCCACGGGCTTCGTGCCGGACTTCCTGTCGATCACCGACCCGGCGACCAGCCTGATCAAGAACTATGCCGCGCTCGTCGCCGTGCTGGGGCTTGCCGGCTATGCCATCTATGCGGGCCTGCGCGAGCGCCGCATGAATGCAACGCACGAGACGGAGAACGAGCCCTTCGCCTTCTTCGCCGTACAGATGGCGATCATCGGCGTCGTCGCGGTCTTCCTCGGCTTCCAGCTCTCCACCTATCGCGGCCTGCCGAACGTGCTCGTTGTCATGGGCGTTCTGATCGCGCTCTATACGTTCGTCACGACGCGCACGACCATCGGCCGGCGCATCTATGCCATGGGCGGCAACGAGAAGGCGGCGAAGCTCTCGGGCATCAACACCGAGCGGCTGACCTTCTATACCTTCGTCAACATGGGGGCGCTTGCCGCGCTCGCCGGCATGATCATCGCCGCCCGCCTCAACTCGGCGACGCCGAAGGCCGGCGTCGGCTTCGAGCTTGACGTCATCGCGGCCTGCTTCATCGGCGGCGCTTCGGCCTCCGGCGGCGTCGGCAAGATCACCGGTGCGGTGATCGGCGCCTTCATCATGGGCGTCATGAACAACGGCATGTCGATCATGGGCATCGGCATCGACTACCAGCAGCTCATCAAGGGCTTGGTGCTGCTCGCCGCCGTGTTCTTCGACGTCTACAACAAGAACAAGGGCTGA
- the araD1 gene encoding AraD1 family protein, whose protein sequence is MLISQVANADGSITVVVRQEGGEGRAVNSAGSVYVLAMEAANSGQPLKAIVDAKGLGEAVDLAAAYADGRLLSPITHPDAAHLHLTGTGLTHLGSAATRDSMHKKTSEAAEETLTDSMKMFRMGLENGKPKAGEKGVQPEWFYKGNGTQAVAPGQALTSPSFALDGGEEPEMAGIYVIAEDGSPFRIGFAVSNEFSDHVTERINYLYLAHSKLRQASFGPEIRIGAAPDDIRGFSRIVRDGKVLWEKPFVSGEANMSHTFANLEYHHFKYGLFRAPGDIHVHMFGTATLSFGDGIRTEAGDVFEIGADGFGLPLRNPLAVAAEEEIVIRQL, encoded by the coding sequence ATGCTGATTTCGCAGGTGGCAAATGCCGATGGTTCCATCACCGTCGTCGTGAGGCAGGAGGGCGGCGAGGGCCGCGCGGTCAACAGTGCGGGCAGCGTCTACGTGCTTGCCATGGAGGCAGCCAACAGCGGGCAGCCGCTGAAGGCGATCGTCGACGCCAAGGGGCTTGGCGAGGCGGTCGACCTCGCCGCAGCCTATGCGGACGGCCGGCTGCTCTCGCCGATCACCCATCCGGATGCCGCGCATCTGCATCTGACCGGCACGGGCCTTACCCATCTCGGCTCCGCCGCCACGCGCGATTCCATGCACAAGAAGACATCGGAAGCGGCTGAGGAGACGCTGACCGATTCCATGAAGATGTTCCGCATGGGTCTCGAGAACGGCAAGCCAAAGGCCGGCGAGAAAGGCGTGCAGCCGGAATGGTTCTACAAGGGCAACGGCACGCAGGCCGTCGCGCCCGGCCAGGCGCTCACCTCACCCTCCTTCGCGCTGGACGGCGGCGAGGAACCGGAAATGGCGGGCATCTATGTCATCGCCGAAGACGGTTCGCCGTTCCGCATCGGCTTTGCCGTGTCGAACGAGTTCTCAGACCATGTGACGGAGCGGATCAACTATCTCTACCTCGCCCATTCCAAGCTGCGGCAGGCAAGCTTCGGTCCGGAAATCCGCATCGGCGCGGCGCCGGACGATATCCGCGGCTTTTCGCGCATCGTGCGGGATGGCAAGGTGCTCTGGGAAAAGCCCTTCGTCTCGGGCGAAGCCAACATGTCCCATACCTTCGCCAATCTCGAATACCACCACTTCAAATATGGCCTGTTCCGCGCGCCGGGCGACATCCACGTCCACATGTTCGGTACGGCGACGCTCTCCTTCGGCGATGGCATCCGCACGGAAGCGGGCGACGTGTTCGAGATCGGCGCGGATGGTTTCGGCCTGCCGCTGCGCAACCCGCTGGCGGTCGCCGCGGAGGAGGAAATCGTCATTCGGCAATTGTAA
- a CDS encoding aldehyde dehydrogenase family protein → MTIHQNLIAGEWVGSDAVKNINPSNTDDVVGDYARASVDDTKAAIAAAKAAFPAWARSGILERHTILRKTADEILARKDELGRLLSREEGKTLAEGIGETVRAGQIFDFFAGECLRLAGEALPSVRPNIGVEITREPVGVVGIITPWNFPIAIPAWKIAPALCYGNTVVFKPAELVPGCSWAIVDILVRAGLPKGVLNLVMGKGSVVGQTMLDSPDVNAITFTGSTGTGKRVAMASVEHNRKYQLEMGGKNPFVVLDDADLTVAVEAAVNSAFFSTGQRCTASSRVIVTEGIHDRFVAAVGERLKSVVVDDALKAGTHIGPVVDETQLKQDTDYIEIGQKEGAKLAFGGERLKRDTPGFYLQPALFTEATNAMRISREEIFGPVAAVIRVKDYEEALAVANDTPFGLSSGIATTSLKHATHFKRNAEAGMVMVNLPTAGVDFHVPFGGRKGSSFGPREQGRYASEFYTVVKTAYTLA, encoded by the coding sequence ATGACCATCCACCAGAACCTGATCGCCGGCGAATGGGTCGGCTCGGACGCCGTCAAGAACATCAATCCGTCCAACACCGACGATGTTGTGGGCGACTATGCCCGCGCTTCGGTGGATGACACCAAGGCGGCGATTGCGGCGGCGAAGGCTGCCTTCCCCGCCTGGGCGCGTTCCGGCATCCTCGAGCGCCATACGATCCTGCGCAAGACCGCCGACGAGATCCTCGCCCGCAAGGACGAGCTCGGCCGCCTGCTCTCGCGCGAGGAAGGCAAGACGCTGGCCGAAGGCATCGGCGAGACGGTGCGCGCCGGCCAGATCTTCGATTTCTTCGCCGGGGAGTGCCTGCGCCTTGCGGGCGAGGCGCTGCCCTCCGTTCGCCCGAATATCGGCGTCGAGATCACCCGTGAACCGGTCGGCGTCGTCGGCATCATCACGCCCTGGAACTTTCCCATCGCCATTCCGGCGTGGAAGATCGCGCCGGCGCTCTGCTACGGCAATACGGTCGTCTTCAAGCCGGCCGAACTGGTGCCGGGCTGCTCCTGGGCCATCGTCGACATCCTCGTGCGGGCCGGCCTTCCGAAGGGCGTGCTCAACCTCGTCATGGGCAAGGGTTCCGTCGTCGGCCAGACGATGCTCGACAGCCCCGATGTCAACGCCATCACCTTCACCGGTTCCACCGGCACCGGCAAGCGCGTCGCCATGGCCTCGGTCGAACATAACCGCAAATACCAGCTCGAAATGGGCGGCAAGAACCCCTTCGTCGTGCTCGACGATGCGGATCTCACGGTCGCGGTGGAAGCCGCCGTCAACTCGGCTTTCTTCTCCACCGGTCAGCGTTGCACCGCCTCTTCGCGCGTCATCGTCACCGAAGGCATCCATGACCGGTTCGTCGCCGCCGTCGGTGAGCGCTTGAAGAGCGTCGTCGTCGATGACGCCCTGAAGGCCGGCACCCATATCGGCCCCGTGGTCGACGAGACGCAGCTGAAGCAGGACACCGACTATATCGAGATCGGCCAGAAGGAAGGTGCGAAGCTCGCCTTTGGCGGCGAGCGCCTGAAGCGCGATACGCCTGGCTTCTATCTCCAGCCCGCACTCTTCACCGAAGCGACCAACGCCATGCGCATTTCGCGTGAGGAAATCTTCGGCCCCGTCGCCGCGGTCATCCGCGTGAAGGACTACGAGGAGGCCCTTGCGGTCGCCAATGACACGCCCTTCGGGCTGTCCTCCGGCATTGCGACGACGAGCCTCAAGCACGCGACGCATTTCAAGCGCAATGCGGAAGCGGGCATGGTGATGGTGAACCTGCCGACGGCGGGCGTCGATTTCCACGTGCCCTTTGGCGGGCGCAAGGGGTCGTCCTTCGGCCCGCGCGAACAGGGCCGTTATGCCAGCGAGTTCTACACCGTCGTCAAGACGGCCTATACGCTCGCCTGA
- a CDS encoding transglutaminase family protein, whose amino-acid sequence MRLKISHTTEYHYDDPIQYSLQRLRLTPKTQPGQTVRAWKTTVHGARVEAGYTDHFGNHVDLVSTNAEQVTIRIVAEGEVETEDRAGVFGPHQGFVPLWLYLRETPLTKPGRLVRDLAKASVGDNELARMHALMAAIHEAVAYKPGETASDTTAEQALEKKQGVCQDHAHVFIAVARHLGLPARYVSGYLLMDEPEQTASHAWAEVYLQGLGWVGFDAANKICPDARYVRLSTGLDYKDAAPVSGMVTGKAEETMHVSISVESVASQSQSQSQS is encoded by the coding sequence ATGCGTCTGAAGATCAGCCACACGACCGAATATCACTACGACGACCCGATCCAGTATTCGTTGCAGCGCCTGCGGCTGACACCGAAGACCCAGCCGGGCCAGACCGTGCGTGCCTGGAAGACCACCGTGCATGGCGCGCGCGTCGAGGCGGGCTATACCGACCATTTCGGCAACCATGTCGATCTCGTCAGCACCAATGCCGAGCAGGTGACGATCCGCATCGTCGCCGAGGGCGAGGTGGAGACGGAGGATCGCGCCGGGGTCTTCGGGCCGCATCAGGGGTTCGTGCCGCTATGGCTCTACCTGCGCGAGACGCCGCTGACCAAACCCGGCAGGCTCGTCCGCGATCTCGCCAAGGCCTCGGTCGGCGACAATGAACTGGCCCGCATGCACGCGCTGATGGCCGCCATCCACGAGGCCGTCGCCTACAAACCGGGCGAGACCGCGTCCGACACCACGGCCGAACAGGCGCTGGAGAAGAAACAGGGCGTCTGCCAGGATCACGCGCATGTCTTCATCGCCGTGGCGCGCCATCTCGGCCTGCCGGCGCGCTACGTTTCCGGCTACCTGCTGATGGACGAGCCGGAGCAGACGGCAAGCCACGCCTGGGCGGAAGTCTATCTGCAGGGCCTCGGCTGGGTCGGCTTCGACGCGGCGAACAAGATCTGCCCCGATGCGCGGTATGTCCGGCTTTCCACCGGGCTCGACTACAAGGACGCCGCGCCGGTCTCCGGCATGGTAACGGGCAAGGCGGAGGAGACGATGCACGTCTCCATCTCGGTCGAGTCCGTCGCCAGCCAGAGCCAGTCGCAAAGCCAGAGTTGA
- a CDS encoding alpha-E domain-containing protein: MLGRTANGLYWMFRYIERGENIARLIDAGLRMALTRSGSSDEDWDGVLQSAGVREDFDAVHDKLTSADAIDYLLRDRANPSSVMSCIEAARNNARMVRTALTRETWEATNECWIELKQVLAKRAKPADMPEIIETIKRRTGLIRGAFHGTMLRDDIYNFSRIGTFIERADNTARILDVKYYVLLPAIAKVGSSLDNMQWESILRSVSAHRSYSWVYDGDYSSGNISDFLILNDRMPRSLAYSYDKLVSNLGYLAKLYGENHAAHETASATLMLLRSRSMDDIMEQGLHEFIEEFIVHNNRLGEEISEGYRFYR, encoded by the coding sequence ATGCTGGGACGAACTGCAAACGGCCTTTACTGGATGTTCCGCTATATCGAGCGGGGCGAAAACATCGCTCGCCTCATTGATGCGGGCCTGCGCATGGCGCTGACGCGCTCCGGCTCCTCCGACGAGGACTGGGACGGCGTTCTGCAAAGCGCCGGGGTGCGCGAGGATTTCGACGCCGTGCACGACAAGCTGACAAGCGCGGACGCCATCGACTACCTGTTGCGTGACCGGGCCAACCCGTCGAGCGTCATGTCCTGTATCGAAGCGGCGCGCAACAATGCCCGCATGGTGCGAACGGCTCTGACGCGCGAGACCTGGGAAGCGACCAACGAGTGCTGGATCGAGCTGAAGCAGGTGCTCGCAAAGCGCGCCAAGCCTGCCGACATGCCGGAGATCATCGAAACGATCAAACGGCGCACCGGCCTCATCCGTGGCGCCTTCCACGGCACGATGCTGCGCGACGATATCTACAATTTCTCGCGCATCGGCACCTTCATCGAGCGGGCGGACAACACCGCGCGTATCCTCGACGTGAAGTACTACGTGCTGCTGCCCGCTATCGCCAAGGTCGGCTCCTCGCTCGACAACATGCAATGGGAATCGATCCTGCGCTCGGTTTCGGCGCACCGGTCCTATAGTTGGGTCTATGACGGCGACTATTCCTCCGGCAACATTTCGGACTTCCTGATCCTCAACGACCGCATGCCGCGCTCGCTCGCCTACAGCTACGACAAGCTCGTCAGCAATCTCGGCTACCTCGCCAAGCTCTATGGCGAGAACCATGCCGCGCATGAGACGGCGTCGGCGACGCTGATGCTGCTGCGCAGCCGCAGCATGGACGACATCATGGAACAGGGGCTCCACGAGTTCATCGAGGAATTCATCGTGCACAACAACCGCCTCGGGGAGGAAATCTCCGAGGGCTACCGGTTCTACCGCTAG